Proteins from one Phocoena phocoena chromosome 7, mPhoPho1.1, whole genome shotgun sequence genomic window:
- the LOC136126055 gene encoding NADH dehydrogenase [ubiquinone] 1 alpha subcomplex subunit 5-like, protein MAGLLKKTTGLVGLAVCESPHEEPDVKKLEEQLQGGQIEEVILQAENELSLARKMVQWKPWEPLVEEPLANQWKWPI, encoded by the exons ATGGCGGGCTTGCTGAAGAAGACCACTGGCCTTGTGGGACTGGCTGTATGTGAGAGTCCACACGA GGAaccagatgttaaaaaattagaagAGCAACTTCAGGGAGGCCAAATAGAAGAGGTGATTCTTCAGGCTGAAAATGAACTAAGTCTGGCAAGAAAAATGGTGCAATGGAAACCATGGGAGCCTTTAGTGGAAGAGCCTCTTGCCAACCAATGGAAGTGGCCAATATAA